The genomic window CCGCGCATCGTGCTGATCGCCTCGTCCTCCCCGGGCCGGCGCTCGGTGCCGAAGCGCGCGAGGGCGGGCTGCAGCACCTGTCGCACGTACGGCGCGAACGACGCTTTCAGCGAGTCGGGAATGAACGCGCGACGCACGCCGGCGAGCGAGGAAACGACGTTCGAGACGACCTCCGGCTCCGGATCGCCGCCGAACCGCGCCAGCGCGGCCAGATACGAGTCGCCGTGCACCTCGCCGGCTTCGAGCAGCAGGTCCAGATTGCCGAGGAACGAGACCCGTTCGGGCGCCGAAAGGTCGCGCGGCGCGTGGCTCGCGAGCTTTTCGATCATCGCGCCCGGCGCGCTCCAGGCGAAGTAGCCGTGCCCGCCGCCGTTCGGCATCACCCACTCGGGCTTCGCCGGCAGCTTCACGAGCTGCGACGTTTCGGCGAGCAGCACGCGGGTCGTGCGGATCTGCCGCCCGTCCGACCAGCGCAGGACCATCGGGATGCGCCAGGTGAGATCCGGCTGTTCGACGCCCCACGGAGTACAGCGGCTCTGCGTCAGGCGCACGCCTCCTTCGGCGGGCGTCACGCGCACGAGCGGAACGCCCGGCTGATCGGTGAAGGTCGCCATCGCCGCCGAGACGTTCTGGCCGCTCGCGCGGTCGAGCGCCGCCCACAGGTCGGCGGCCGTCGCGTTGCCCCAGGCGTGCTCCTTCAGGTACGCGCGCACGCCCTTCTGGAAGACCTCGGGACCCAGGTAGCCCTCGAACGTCGAGAGCACCGCGTTGCCCTTGTTGTAGACGAGCCCGACGTTCTGCAGGCCCGCGGCCGAGGAGGACGCCTTCGCGCGGATCGCGGTGGTCGAGGGCAGGGCGTCGCCGCTCATCGTCCGCTGGATGCCGGCCAGGTCGTCGAGGCCGTACTTGAACTCGGGGTACACCTCGTCGGTGATCTTGGCGGACATCCAGTCGGCGAACGACTCGTTCAGCCACAGGTCGTCCCACCACTGCATCGTGACGAGGTCGCCGAACCACATGTGCGCCAGCTCGTGGCAGTGGGTGCTGACGCTGCTGCGGCGCTGGTTGACGGTGGCGCTCGCCGGGTCGAGCAGCAGGACCGCGTCGCGGTAGGTGATGAGGCCGGGATTCTCCATCGCGCCGTAGGCGAACTCGGGCACCGCGACCAGGTCGAGCTTGGCGAACGGGTACGGCGTGCCGAACCAGCGTTCGAGCCCGGCGAGCAGCTTCGGCGTCGTCTCGACCGTGTAGCCGGTGAGACCCTTCTGCCCCTGCACGGTCACGACCCGCGCCGGGAAACGCAGCCCGGGGATCGGCGTGAACTCGAGCGGCCCGGTCGCGAGCGCGAGCAGGTAGCTGGGCAGCGGCGGCGTCTTCACGAAGCGAACCGTCTTCCAGCCGTCCTTCTCGGACTGCGACTCGACCGGGGTGTTGGTGATGGCCTCGTGCGCCGCCGGCACCTCGAGCGTGAACTGGTACGGGAACTTGAATCCCGGCTCGTCCCAGCAGGGGAACGCCTCGCGGGCGTCGTCGGCTTCGAACTGCGTGAACAGGTAGCCGTGTCCGCCCGTGTACACGCGGTACAGGCCGACGGCGCGCGTGCCGTAGGCGCGCGTGAAGTCGATCTCGAGCGACGCCGCGCCGGTCGCGAGCGGCCGGTCGGCGGTCAGGGTCACGAGACCGTGGTCTCCGCGCCCGACCGAAACGTGGATCGTATCGGCGCCCTGCCGCAGCGAGACGCGCTGGAAGTCCTGATCCTCGGCGTGCAGCCGGATGATGTTCGTCGCCTTCGCGACCCTGAGGTCCGTGTGGATCGCGCCGGAGTAGTTGCGCTGGTCCGCGTCGAGCTTCAGGCGGATGGACTGGAACGTCGGCACGACGTCGGTGCCGAGCCGCACGTCGGCCTGCTCCTCGGCACCGGCCGCAGCGGCGGGGACGAGCGCGGCGAACGCGAGCAGCACGAGTGCGGCGAACCTGGCGCGCGGGGCGGCGCGGAACATGGGGCCTCCGGGGAAGTCGTGGGCCACGCGGACAACGGGGGCAATTCGCGAGCGCCGGACTGTGCGCCCGGCCCGCGCCGCGGCGCAACCGCGACGGCTGCGAGCGCGGCAAATCCGGCGACGAAGAACGCGGCGCGGCGAAGGGCGCGCGCGGAAGCGGCGGCGCCCGGCCGCGCCGGACCGCCCCCGCGGCCGGTTTGAGGGGCGGGCGGCGGCCGCGTAACCTGCGCGCCCATGACGCGGACACGGATGTCCCCGGCCGAGCTGCTGCTGCTGACGCTGCTGCTCGTGGCGGGCACCGCGCTGTGGTTGCTGCACGCCCGCGCGTGGGATCTGGGCGGCCGATCGCCCGTCCTGAACTACGACACGGCGCAGTACGCGCTGGCCGCGCGCGAGCTCGCCTGGCACGGACGCCTCGCCACGCCCTACGCGCTGCCCATCGAGCTGGTGACGCAGGCGCATCCGCCCTGGCCGCTCGCCGTGCTTCAGCCCGGGCTGGTGCTGGTCGAAGCCCTCGTCTTCAAGCTGGTGCCCGCGCGCGGCGCCGTCGCCGGCTCCGATCCGCGCGCCTGGCTCACGCTCCTGCTGCCGTTCTGCAGCTTCCTGTTCCTTGGCGCGGCGCTGGCGCTGGCGTCGCGTTACCTGTTCGCCCGCTGGTGGCCCGACGCTCCGGCCGAGGTGCGGATCGGCGCCGCCTTCGTGCTCGGCCTTTCGTTCCTGCTCGACCCGGAGGCCCAGCATTTCGCGATCGGCGGCTTCACCGAGCTGCCGTTCACGGTCGGGCTGCTGTTCGCGCTGCTCGGGCTGGCGCTCGAGGTGCCCGGACGGCGGCCGTTCGCGTTCGGCCTCGTCCTCGGCGTGGCCGGGCTCTTCCGCGCGAACATGCTGTGGCTCGCGCCGCTGATCGCGCTCGCCGGCGCCTGGTCGGCGCCGGGGCGGCGCCGCGCGCGCACGCTGGTCCTGGTGCTCGCCGGCTTCGCCGCGCCGCTCGCGCCCTGGTGGTTCTACAAGTGGCGCACGTTCGGCTCGCCGGCCTGGGACCTGACCCGGTTCGTCGTCTGGGACGGCGTCGGCGGCCGAAGCTGGTTCTCGCTCTACCACCTGCCCGAGCTGCCGGAGCTTCCCTCGGGCGGCGAAGCGCGTGCGCTGATCGCGGCCAAGGTGATGAAGAACCTGCCCGACCTGGTCAACGCCATGCTGCTCGGCCCGCGCGGGCTGTGGCTCGGTGGGCTGGTCGGCTGGCTGGCGATCGTGCGTCCGCCCCGGCCGCTCGCCGCCGCCGGACTGGCGGCGCTGGCCGCGGGCGCGCTCGGCGTGCTGAGCGCCGCGGCGAGCATCCCGTGGCTGCGCTACCTGTTCCCGACCCGCATCCTGCTCGAGCCCGCCGGCGTGCTCGCGCTCGGCGCGCTGATCGTGCACCTTGCGCGCGGCTCGCTCGCGCCCCGCGCGCGCAACCTGGTGTTCGCCGCGATCGCGGCGCTCGCCATCGGCTGGGGCACCTGGTCTTCGCTGCGCGGCAACGCCGAAGCGCGCTCCGTCTCGCAGGAGCGAGGCGTGCCGTCCACGCCGTCCATCACCCGGCTGTCCATCCTGCTCAACTCGCGGCTCGCCACCGGCGAGCCGGTGATGAGCAACCTCGGCCCGGCGCTCGCGTGGGGCTCGCTGCACCCGGTGCTGCACCTCGCGCTCACGCCGGCCGACGTCGCGGCCTGCCGGCGGCGGCTCGAGTTCCGGCACGTCCTGCTGGTCTTTCGCACGGGACGGCGCGCGTGGCCCGGCTGGGACGAGCTGCTCGAGCAACCCGGTTTCGCCGCGACCGTGCCGGGCCTGGGCGTCGTGCGCGAGGACCGCTACCGCACGCGGGACGGCTTCACGGTCGTGTGGCTCGAGCTGGGGCCGCTCGCGCCGCAGGTGGCGGGACGCGGCGGACCGCCGCCCCCGGCGCTCGCCGCCCGCTGAGATGCGGCGCGGACGTCAGCGCAGCGCGATCACGCGCCGCGTCAGCGTTTCGCCGGCCGCGGTGACGCGCGCGAAGTAGAGCCCGGGCGGGACGCGCGCACCCCGCGAGTCGAGTCCATCCCACGACAGGCGCAGGCTTCCGGCCTCGCAGGTCGTCTCGGGTGCGTGCCGGATGCGCCGGCCCGAAGCGTCGAGCACGTCGAAGGCGACGCGCGAGACGCCGGGCAGCGTGAGCGTGAACGCCGTCCCGCCGTGCATCGGATTCGGCGAAGGCGGCGAAAGCGCGAGGCGTGGCGCGGCCGGCTCGATGCCGGCGACCGGCGCCCAGCGGATGCGGCGCACGTGGTCGTCAATGATGCACGCGACGTAGAGCCAGCCCGTCGCCGGCTCGATCGCGAAGTCCACCGGGCCGTTCATGCCGCTGGCGAGTAGCTCGCTGCCGACGAACTGGTCGCTCGCGTCGAACCGGGCCATCTCGATCCAGCCGCGGTAGAAGTCGCCGTAAACGAACCGGTCGCGCCACGCGGCCGGGAACTGCGTGTGCGTGTAGAAGGGGCCGCTCGCGATCGCGTTGCCCTTGAGCGGCACCGGCGCGCTCGAGTCGGCCCAGATGTGACTGAACGCCAGCACCGGATCGAGGGTCGGCCCGGCGGTCTCGCAGCCGCCGAACGACGGCGCGCAGGCGGGATACTCCGGCGTCTCCCGCGGGCCCTCGCGGCATGGCCAGCCGAGGTTCGCGCCGCCGCCCGTGACGACGCTCACTTCCTCCCAGCGCTGCCAGCCGACGTCGCCGACGTAGAGCGTGCCCGGGTTGCCGGCGGCGGGATCGGCCGAGCCCGTGCCGGGGCGCAGGCGGAAGCGGAATGGATTGCGCATGCCGTAGGTCCAGACTTTCGATCTCACCGAGTTCGGGTCGCCGTCCCAGAACGGATTGCTCGGCAGGCCGTGGCCGGTCGCGGGATCGAGGCGCAGGATCTTGCCGCCCGGACACTCGAGCATCTGCGCGCGGAACGCGCCGCGGTCCCACGCCGTCGGCGCGAAGCCGGGCGCGAACAGACCCGCCGACAGTCCGCCCGGGTCGCACAGGTCGTAGCGCGCGCCCTCGCCCGCCGACACCAGCAGCGTGCCGTCCTCCCCGAACTGCAGCGCGCCGATGCTGTGGGTGCCCGAGTAGTTGGGAACGCCGTCCGCCCAGCCGGTGCCGAGCAGGACCGTGCGCGTGGATTCGTCGATCCGGTTCGGGTCGGTCGCGCTCACCTGATAGCGCACGAGCCGTCCGAAGTGGACGCTGTCGTTGTCCACGCCGTTGCTGTCCGGGTCCACGGCGTAGAGCAGGTAGATGAGCCGGTTCGTGGCGAAGGCGGGGTCGAGGGCCATGCCGAGCAGGCCGCAGTCGCCGTTGATCTCGACTTCGTTCTCGTGCGCCCACATCGGCGTCGGCAGCTGCACGCCGTTCTCGATCACCCACACGCGCCCCGGCACGTCGGCGACGAGCAGGCGGCCGTCGGGCGTGAAGGCGAGCGCCACGGGCGCCTCGATGTGCGAGCCGGGGATCGCGTCCTCGACGACGAAGCCGGGCGCGACCGCGGGAGCCGCGAACGCGCGCGGCGCGGCGAGCGCGAGGAGCAGTGCGAACGCGAAGAAGTGTCGGTTCACGAGGGCCGTCCGGGTGACGGGCGGCGGCGGCGCGCCTCGCGGAGATGCGTGTGCGCCCGCCTTGAAGGGGAATGAAATTCTAGCGGCGCCCGCGGGCCGCCAACAAGGTCCGAGTGCCCGCGGGACGCGGGCGATTGCGCCCACGTGCGCGCCACTTTCGGGTCAATCCACCCGTCCGGCGCGGCGGTCAGCTCGGGTTGACAAGCGTCTCCGGCTCCTCGCCTTCGATCACCTCGGGGTACTCGGCCGGCAGCTCGCGCAGGTTTTCGACGAACAGCGGCACGTCCGCCGACAGGTTCGCCAGCGCCTCGGGTCCTTCGCCGGTGCGCAGGACGCGGTACTCGGTGTCGCGCTGCGCGGGCGTGAAGCCGGACTCGCGGATGAGCGTCTCGATCTCGGCGATGGTCGTCTTCGCCACGTGGCCGGTCGCGAGATGGACGTTTTCCTCGAACAGCGTTCCGCCGAAGTCGTCGGCCCCGAAGTGCAGCGCGATCTGCCCGGTCTTCTTGCCCTCGCTGAACCAGGTCGCCTGCACGTGGTCGAAGTTGTCCAGGTAGATCCGCGAGGCGGCCAGCACCCGGAAGTACATGGACGCCCCGGCGAGGTGCGGAACCTTCGCCTCCATCGGCGTGTTGCCGCGCTTGTAGGACCAGGGCACGAACGCGGTGAAGCCGTGCGTCTCGTCCTGCAGCGCGCGGACATGGTCGAAATGCTCGACGATCTCGGCCGGCGTCTCGATGTGGCCGTACATCATCGTCGCCGTCGAACGCATGCCGGCGCGGTGCGCCTCGCGGTGCACGTCGAGCCACGCCTCGGGACCGCCCTTCCTGATCGAGATGCGCCTGCGCACGCGGGCGGCGAGGATCTCGGCGCCGCCGCCGGGCAGCGTCCGCTGGCCCGCCTCGTACAGCGCGTCGAGGACGCCGCGGATCGGGAGCCCGGAGACCTCGACCATCTGGTGAATCTCGGGCGCCGAGAAGAAGTGCGGCGTGATGTCCGGGTAGCGCCGGCGCGCCTCGCGCACGATGGTCGTGTAGAAGGACCACGGGATCTCGGGGTTGAGGCCGCCCTGCAGCAGCACCGTGGTGGCGCCCAGCCGCTTCGCGTCCTCCATCATCTTCATCACGCCCTCGACGTCGTG from Candidatus Eisenbacteria bacterium includes these protein-coding regions:
- a CDS encoding ERAP1-like C-terminal domain-containing protein; translated protein: MFRAAPRARFAALVLLAFAALVPAAAAGAEEQADVRLGTDVVPTFQSIRLKLDADQRNYSGAIHTDLRVAKATNIIRLHAEDQDFQRVSLRQGADTIHVSVGRGDHGLVTLTADRPLATGAASLEIDFTRAYGTRAVGLYRVYTGGHGYLFTQFEADDAREAFPCWDEPGFKFPYQFTLEVPAAHEAITNTPVESQSEKDGWKTVRFVKTPPLPSYLLALATGPLEFTPIPGLRFPARVVTVQGQKGLTGYTVETTPKLLAGLERWFGTPYPFAKLDLVAVPEFAYGAMENPGLITYRDAVLLLDPASATVNQRRSSVSTHCHELAHMWFGDLVTMQWWDDLWLNESFADWMSAKITDEVYPEFKYGLDDLAGIQRTMSGDALPSTTAIRAKASSSAAGLQNVGLVYNKGNAVLSTFEGYLGPEVFQKGVRAYLKEHAWGNATAADLWAALDRASGQNVSAAMATFTDQPGVPLVRVTPAEGGVRLTQSRCTPWGVEQPDLTWRIPMVLRWSDGRQIRTTRVLLAETSQLVKLPAKPEWVMPNGGGHGYFAWSAPGAMIEKLASHAPRDLSAPERVSFLGNLDLLLEAGEVHGDSYLAALARFGGDPEPEVVSNVVSSLAGVRRAFIPDSLKASFAPYVRQVLQPALARFGTERRPGEDEAISTMRGQLLTMLARAGEDGKVEAFALDAAKRYLADSSSVDPGIVDAVLDLAAGRGDAAMFTELQHRYESSTVPLLRRRYLATLGAFEDPALEARALDYILSDAVPVTEGMMIMRGFGGKDEAAGARLFQWMTANYDRLASRLPPPALRFLPMMGSGCSQERLAATQAFFREPAHAVPGVEKTLERVADMVHGCISLRDREGAAVGGYLRSLGAK
- a CDS encoding PQQ-dependent sugar dehydrogenase; its protein translation is MNRHFFAFALLLALAAPRAFAAPAVAPGFVVEDAIPGSHIEAPVALAFTPDGRLLVADVPGRVWVIENGVQLPTPMWAHENEVEINGDCGLLGMALDPAFATNRLIYLLYAVDPDSNGVDNDSVHFGRLVRYQVSATDPNRIDESTRTVLLGTGWADGVPNYSGTHSIGALQFGEDGTLLVSAGEGARYDLCDPGGLSAGLFAPGFAPTAWDRGAFRAQMLECPGGKILRLDPATGHGLPSNPFWDGDPNSVRSKVWTYGMRNPFRFRLRPGTGSADPAAGNPGTLYVGDVGWQRWEEVSVVTGGGANLGWPCREGPRETPEYPACAPSFGGCETAGPTLDPVLAFSHIWADSSAPVPLKGNAIASGPFYTHTQFPAAWRDRFVYGDFYRGWIEMARFDASDQFVGSELLASGMNGPVDFAIEPATGWLYVACIIDDHVRRIRWAPVAGIEPAAPRLALSPPSPNPMHGGTAFTLTLPGVSRVAFDVLDASGRRIRHAPETTCEAGSLRLSWDGLDSRGARVPPGLYFARVTAAGETLTRRVIALR
- a CDS encoding CofH family radical SAM protein, with product MTEAPLLELGALANEVRAGKTDPKVVTYVIDTNPNYTNWCTVDCHFCAFYRKPGRPAADGYTHDVEGVMKMMEDAKRLGATTVLLQGGLNPEIPWSFYTTIVREARRRYPDITPHFFSAPEIHQMVEVSGLPIRGVLDALYEAGQRTLPGGGAEILAARVRRRISIRKGGPEAWLDVHREAHRAGMRSTATMMYGHIETPAEIVEHFDHVRALQDETHGFTAFVPWSYKRGNTPMEAKVPHLAGASMYFRVLAASRIYLDNFDHVQATWFSEGKKTGQIALHFGADDFGGTLFEENVHLATGHVAKTTIAEIETLIRESGFTPAQRDTEYRVLRTGEGPEALANLSADVPLFVENLRELPAEYPEVIEGEEPETLVNPS